A single genomic interval of Eurosta solidaginis isolate ZX-2024a chromosome 3, ASM4086904v1, whole genome shotgun sequence harbors:
- the CtsL1 gene encoding cathepsin L — MRAVFIFVALFAYANAVSFSDLVKEEWFAFKMEHGKRYSNEVEERFRLKIFNENKLKIAKHNQLYSAGKSTFKMGVNKYSDMLHTEFRETMNGFNNTLRKQMRDSLKYSGVTFIPPAHVTVPKSVDWRSNGAVTEVKDQGHCGSCWAFSSTGALEGQHFRKSNALISLSEQNLVDCSSKYGNNGCNGGLMDNAFRYIKDNGGIDTERAYPYEGIDDSCHYNPSAVGATDRGFVDIPAGDEEKMMQAVATIGPIAVAIDASHESFQFYSEGVYIEPLCDAEQLDHGVLVVGYGTDPDGQDYWLVKNSWGTTWGDKGYIKMARNKENQCGIATASSYPLV, encoded by the exons ATGGAACATGGTAAACGTTACTCTAACGAAGTTGAAGAACGTTTccgtttaaaaattttcaatgagaacaaactaaaaattgccAAACACAATCAACTATATTCAGCTGGCAAATCGACtttcaaaatgggtgtgaacAAATATTCCGACATGTTGCATACTGAATTCCGTGAGACCATGAATGGCTTCAATAATACACTAAGAAAACAAATGCG CGACAGCTTAAAATATAGTGGCGTCACTTTCATTCCACCTGCACATGTTACTGTACCCAAATCTGTTGATTGGCGTTCTAATGGCGCAGTTACTGAAGTCAAAGATCAAG GCCACTGCGGTTCTTGCTGGGCATTCTCCAGCACCGGCGCGCTCGAAGGTCAACATTTTCGCAAATCCAATGCACTAATTTCGCTCTCCGAACAAAATTTGGTCGATTGTTCTAGTAAATATGGCAATAATGGTTGTAATGGTGGTTTAATGGACAATGCTTTCCGTTACATCAAAGATAATGGTGGCATTGATACCGAACGTGCCTATCCCTATGAGGGCATTGATGATTCCTGTCACTATAATCCATCTGCAGTCGGCGCCACCGATCGTGGTTTCGTTGATATACCCGCTGGTGATGAAGAGAAAATGATGCAAGCTGTTGCCACAATTGGTCCTATTGCCGTAGCCATTGATGCATCACATGAATCATTCCAATTCTATTCAGAAGGTGTTTATATAGAGCCATTGTGTGATGCTGAACAATTAGATCATGGTGTTTTGGTTGTTGGTTATGGCACTGATCCCGATGGTCAAGATTATTGGTTGGTTAAGAATTCTTGGGGTACCACTTGGGGTGATAAGGGTTATATCAAGATGGCACGTAATAAGGAAAATCAATGCGGCATTGCTACTGCCTCCAGTTATCCATTAGTTTAG